The genome window GTCGTACTCAGGTTTGGATCTGATGCCTTGACGAACTGGATGGGCTTGCGGCTGATTCCCGCGCCAAAGGGTCGTCGATGTTGAAGCGGTacgtcctcttcctcttcatagtcctcgtcgtcttccaCCCGTCGCCGCATTTCGGCAATACTTGCACAGCACACTTGCCACCACCTGTTCCTCAGCAAGTGCACTCGTGGAGGAGAACTCGAGTTATGTCGAGTGTTGCCGTCTGCTAGTGCAATGATATGGTGAGATGAAGGGGCAGGGTGATGGAGGAACGGTTGATGAAGAAGTTCCACTTCTTCGACAAGGGGGCGAGACCAACCCCATTATGTCAGCGAGGCAGCCAGCGGCGGCCTCAATCCCCTGCAAACTCTGCGATTAGTGCCCCTGGATTCTGGAAGCCACCGCCGCTGGGCTGCCGCCAGAGTGGGACCGCCCCTGTCATCGCAATTCGGAAATCCCCTGGCGGCACATCAGCTTTCCACTCTGTTCTAGAAGGCAAGCAGGCGGCTTCGTCACACACTCGAACAACTTACGCATATTTCGTACGCACGCAAAGGAAAACGCCCACATTGACCGGCCTGCTTTCTCAACGACCTCGTCCACGACACTGCAACGAGTCCGAGTCGTCCGCCCATACGAATACGCCTTCGAAGCATTGCTACCCCAGCATGCTCGACAGTCGCCCATAGACACGCCTTTTCTCTAGCTTTAACCCAGTCACTCGCTCGCAATGCCTCTCGATTACTTTGGCTACATCGCCGAAGCCGGCCTCCCGACATATGTGACGGAGAACTGGTGGTTCATACTCAAGACCGCCGCGGCGGTAGCGGTCCTCGTCTTCATCAAGCTATGGAGCTCGGGTGCTTCCAACACGGCCGAGCGAGACATGCACGGGAGGGTAGTCATGATAACAGGCGGGACGTCGGGCATAGGAGCGACGACGGTGCTAGAGCTCGGCAGCCGCGGCGCACAAATCATCCTCCTCACGCACACCCCCGTGTCGGACCCCTTCCTGGTCGAGTACATTGGCGACGTGCGCGCCCGGACCGGCAACGAACTCATCTACGCCGAGCATGTCGACCTCTCGTCCCTGCACAGCATCCGAAAGTTTGCGACGAAGTGGATCGACAACTCCCCGCCGCGCCGGATCGACATGATTATCCTCGCCGCTGCCACAATCACCCCGGCGTCGGCTAAGCGTAAGGAGACGGTCGAGGGCATAGAGGAGACGTGGATGGTCAACTACCTCGCCAACTTCCACCTGCTCTCCATCCTCAGCCCCGCCATCAAGGCCCAGCCCTGGGACCGCGACGTGCGCATCATCTTCGCCTCGTGCTCATCCTACATCGGCTCCCCGTCCCTCAAGGAACCCCTCGACAAGAAGACGTGGTCGCCGGGTACGGCCTACAAGCGCAGCAAGCTGGCGCTCATGGTCTTCGGCCAGGCCTTCCAGAAGCACCTCGACAACTACAAGCGGCCCGACCAGCTGCCCATGAACGCGCGCGTCTTCTTCGTCGACCCGGGCTTCAGCCGCACGCCGGGCATGCGTCGCTGGCTTTCGCGGGGCTCGCTGCTCGGCCTGTTCGCCTACATTGCCGCCTACCCGCTGCCGTGGCTCTTCCTCAAGAGCCCGGAGCAGGGCGCGCAGGCGATCCTGTACGCGGCCATGGAGTCTAGTCTCGTGCGCGCGGGCGCCGGCAAGCTGATCAAGGAGTGCCGGATCGTGGACTTTGCGCGGACGGAGATTGAGGACGACGAGGTGGCCAAGAAGCTGTGGGAGGAGAGCGATAAGCTCATTGAGACGACGGAAAAGGACTCGGCTGCTCTCAGGGCGCTGGAGAAGAAGATGGAGGAGGAAAGGGCCAAGGAGGCCAAGGAGGCGGAGAAGGTGAAGGAGGTTGAGTCTCTAGTTGAGGCTATCAAGAAGGGTAAGGAGTCGCAAAAGGCAAAGAGTAAAAAGAAGTCCAAGAAGGAGACATCATAAAAGCCTTGGAGGCGTTTGGATGCCATCTGTATAGATTACCTACTTAATGAGAAAGCAAGTGGCTGCTAACACAGTCACTTGCACGAACGCTACATGCATCTTTCCCGGGAACATCAACTTACTTtggctttataaagtattgaCTATTGGATTTATGTTAGACCAAAATCCAATAGGAAAGGAAGAAGGAGGAATACTGGTCTTATAATTCACGTCCCTGGCCGGACTCGAACAGCCCGCCCCTCAGTCAACCCGAActcttactttatatatttgtTTATTTTAACCAATCCGACCACCTCGCACACAGCTTGTCCTGATATCGCCGACCTAGACGGGCGCTGATGTGCTGGTGACAGGAATGGGATTGGAGGGGGGCTATATACCTTACCGTCGGGTTAAGGAAGGAGGTTATCCCGGATGAAAGCTGGGTGGTAGGAGCCTTTGGGACTCGGACTCTTTCTCACCGTTGAGCTCCAAAAGTCCGGGGGGCCCGCCCCCACCCTTCACCGTGCAAGTGCCGTGGCCTCGGGTGCCATTACCCCAAGACTTGGAGCTCGGCGagccgggggggggggggggggatagTTGCGCGTGTGTAATCTTTCCCCGCAAGGAATAACATGACGACAGAATCTCAAATCAACATTCGCTCCTGTAAGAGATGCCGACCTTGAAGTGAAGCTTCAACAGCCTCCTGTTTTCGAACCATTTGAAGGACAAGTCACACATAATTCTTTTCTGAGCTACTCGGCAGATGCAATGTCCAACGCCGCGACGTCATTAGGCATGGCGCATCACACCGCAACAGCCGCGACATCACTACCTCGGCATCACGCCGTCGCTGAGACAGGAATTGCGCAGCGGCAGCATCATCATCAGCAGCATCAACAGCAGCATAACTCATCAATTCGGCATCCCGTCTTCTTCACGGAGAAGCTGCGGCGGCCGCCAGTCACCCTGGCGCCTGGCATGGGCCTCAGTCCCGTAGCGCACGGCTACGTCTATCAGGATGGGCGGAGGAGGCTGGCAGCCGAGGGAAATTCTGCGCCGAAGCTGTGATGGGAGTGGGATTGAGCGTGGTTCAAGTTTTACACTTTTTTTTCCCCAACACTCGGTTGGACGAGCAATGCATATCGAAGCTTCGTGGGGGAGAGCAGTAAATGCCACTTTTGTAAGGCTGGTGTAGTTGAATACCTAGTCTTTGCCGAAGCCGACGAGGTGAATAGGTGCTTTGGAGGAGAGTTTGCTAGAGGCGCCTTCTGTTCAGTCTGATAGATGGCGAATACCCTCATGCTACTTCAGGATTGTTCATTTTCTTGGGTCAAATTTCATTCATCATGGCTTCTCGCGCAAAGCTGATGGGCGCTACCTACGTAGGGTGGCTATCGCCCGTCTTAAAGTATTGGGGGGAAGGAAGAGCAGTCAGGAGGATTACGGAGTGGTTGATTGAGAGCTGTAATGCTCGAGAGTCAGCGACCCTTGTGTGTTCAAGACATGACTGATGAGCAAGAGAATTACGAGGTCCCTGAGAAGTTCAAGTTGTCTGAACTGACTAGACATCCATCTAGGATAGTACGCAATGCCCAGAAAAGAAACGAAGGGAGGACAGACAAGGCAAAAGGTGCAGTGAAGCTCAAGGGATGTGGTGTGTCAGGTACCACTAGGTTATACTGGCCTCTCTAGGACAAAAGTGTACATACTAGAGAGCATCGGCATGGAATATGGATCGATGAGATTTGGCTTTGAATGGGCTATGGATGTCTGGTCATGAACTGCCTGGAATTATCTATCTCCTGTGCCGCTTCTTGTAAATTTCTGGTGGGACCATTTCTGATTTTGTCTTGCCGATTTATATTTGGCTTCGGATGTGCTACCCAGTACGTTGAAATTGTTCGGCTCAAATGATAGAAGCTGAACAGGATTACTCAACCCTCCTAATCATCATCTCATTACCATTATCATATACTCAAGATATACTGAATCTATCTTCAGAGAAGGGCCGCTATGCCGCGTTCTAAGCATTGGCATACACGAGTGATGAGTGGAAATGAATTGATTCATTTACTTGTATTTCGATGTGGTTCCTGAACCCACAAGTGACAGTTTAGGAGATGTGTGGTTGAGTGTAACCCCATCGAGGGTTTCTTCATAACGAATATTAAAAGCCTCCGTCGTTTTGTTTCCCAAAAAAGTTGCGTTTCCCGTTTCGCCATTTCAAGCCAAACCATTTGCCCAATTTGACTAGCAGCACTCTACACCATCGAAACACGTCGCGTTCATGTGTACATAGCCCCGTGCCCGCTACACGAAGCCAATTCGAAGCCAAACTCTCCAAACCTAGAACCGGGCGAAAACAGTTGTCCTGCTTGCCTTTAGTTCTTCACCGCAATCACAATGGCGAGTACGATGAGCACCACGACCAGCGTGAGGAGCGCCATCAGCTTGACGTTCTTCCACCACATCTTTCTCTTGAGACCGCGGCTGCGGACGCGGAACTCGCGCGCGCTGCCGCCGAGACGGTCCGTCTTGTCGACGAGCAAGTCGATGCGCTCGCCCCTCTCGAGCAAGCCCTCGATATTGCGCGTCATGATGCCCCGGACATCGTCGATCTCGCGCTGGACGTTGGAGATTGCGTCGTCCTTGCCGCCGCTGGTGGTGCCGAAGTCGACCATGAACTTCTTGAGCTGGCCATTGTAGCTGGCGGCGCCGTAGTTGGGCAGCTCGGCGTAATCGGTCGTCTCGGCGGGGAACTGCTCGAGAAAGCGGCGGCGGATCTCAAAGAGGAAACCAAAGGGGATGCGGCGGCCCAGCGAGGCGTCGGCGATGACGAGGAAGGTGAGGCCGCCGGCGGAGGGGTGGTCTGGGTGATCGGAGGGCGCCTCGGCGATGTAGTGGATGTGGTGCGAGCCGTGGGTGTAGGTCAGCTTCTGGGGGGTGTTGTGCTCGATTTTGGGGAGGATGACGGAGGCGAGGGAAGAGGTTTGCGATACGGCCGATGTGGTGCATTCGCTGAGGATGGTGTTGTTGTGCGCTATGCACGAGCTATAGGACAACGGCATGTCAGTAATGTGTTCAACAGAGGGGGGGAGATTCGAGCCGGGAGGGAAAGGTCGTGGCCGTCTTCTTACTAGAGCAACGGGGTGATAGGCGTCGATGAAGAAGCCATGATGATAGGTATTGGGGTGTCCAAAGGATCCAAGGGGCCTATCTTGAGATGCTTTCGATTCCTTTTCAATACACAGAAGGGGGAATAGGCAACGATATTCGAGATGCGACGGCAGGTTGCGTACGTTCGTATGTAGTGTAGACGGGTCGGAAGTCGGCGTGATGGGCGCTGTCGCAGAATGCAATGTGGGAACCTGGGGACCTGGGGATCTGGATGCGTgatgacgacgaggacgGTGCAATCGGAGGCGGAGGCGCTAAGTCGGAGTGGGGCGACCCACGTTCACCTGCCAAGGGCGAATCAGGGGTCATGGCGATAAGCATTCCAGACATCTTATCGGTTCCCAAAATTTCCCAGTGCCTTCATGGATGTCAGTGACCACCATGCTCCTCCCACTGCATAGGTGCACGACTGCGAACGGAGGGTAGCACGTAGACGATCTTGTCATTGACGTACCCAAACAAGCATGCTGTTTGCATGTTATTAGCCATGGTTTGTTGTGCAGCAATTCGCCCACCATGAGATCAGTTTTGCGAGCCACGAAGCTCTGCGCGGCGGCGACACGTCTTGCGCCAGGCCATGGCTTCGCAACATCCTCTCCGTCCGCCTACCAGGTACGCGGCAGCTTCTGCCTCCCTATTCTACTTACCGGACACATTCTGACCATTGTACTTTGCAGGCGACACTTGAAAGGTATTCTACCAGGAAATACTCACCTCCCGACCGCAAAACATCCAAATACGACGTCTTCAGGAACATGATTCTCACTCAGTTCAACGTCGTCGTTGACAACATGGGACGTTGGTCAGAGACCAATACCGAGTACCGAAACTTTGGGGTCCGAAGCGAGTATGGCCTCAATAACGAAATCGCCCTATTCCGCGACACCATACAAAAAGCCATCGGCTTGGCCAACAAGGGTGCAACATTACGCAAGGAGAACCCGTTGTTCTGGTCCCTACGAAACGCCTTCATCCGTGGCGACGTCAAGGGCCTGACGGCAGAGCTGCGATACTCGTTCCAGAGCTTCATGCTGCGATCGAAACTGACACACTCGACGGCGCGGCAGAGGAAGTTGGCTGATTTGCGGTATCCCATGGAGTGGTTTCCCGCCACACGAGCCATGCAGCGCACAATTCACTTGCACGTCGGACCGACGAACTCTGGAAAGACATATCGGGCGTTGCAGGCTCTGATGAACTCCAAGTCCGGTATTTACGGAGGGCCTCTTCGTCTCCTGGCCCACGAGATCTACTCTCGGTTCCAGGCCAACGGGAAGCCTTGCGCCATGATCACAGGCGAGGAGCAGCGCATACCGGACGCCGATAATTACTTCATCAGCTGCACCGTCGAGATGACGCCTCTGAATCGAATTGTTGATGTGGCGGTTATAGACGAGATTCAGATGATTGGCCATGATGAGCGAGGGTGGGCGTGGACTCAGGCACTCCTCGGCGTCATGGCGAAAGAAGTCCATCTCTGTGGCGAAGAACGAGTTGTCGACCTCATCAAGTCCATCTGCTCAAGTATCGGCGATAAGTGCATTGTTCATCGGTATGAAAGACTCAGTCCGTTGCAAACGATGGAGAAGAGTCTCGGCAACGATCTTTCCAATCTGGAAAAGGGCGATGCCGTTGTGGCTTTCACGCGTGTCAACCTTCACGGTCTGAAGAACGCCATCGAGGAGACAACCGGCCGTCGATGCGCTATTGTCTACGGTTCACTGCCACCTGAGACCCGTGCGCAGCAGGCAGCTCTGTTCAACGATCCCAACAATGACTACGATTTCTTGGTGGCTAGCGATGCCATCGGCATGGGCCTGAACCTGGAGATCAAACGCGTGATCTTTGAGACGTCAATGAAGCACGACGGTACACAGTATCGTTCGCTGACGACATCCGAAATCAAACAAATTGGTGGCAGAGCAGGAAGATACAAGACTGCTTGGCAGGCAGCTACTGCAACGAGTGATGAAGCCAACCAAGTTGAAGAGAAGAAGGTTGGCTACGTTACAACGCTTGCTGACGAGGATCTGCCCGCGATTGCAAAGGGGTTCAACACTGAAACGGCACCGCTCGAGGCTGCAGGTATTCACCCCCCATCGCACATTATCGAGCAGTTCGCCGAATACTTCCCTCCCGATACGCCTCTCAGCTTTATCCTCTTGCGATTGCGCGAACTCGCGCCCGTCTCGGAGCGCTTCACGGTCTATGTTCCTGAAATCAGCGCCAAGATCGCAGACACCATCCAGGAGTTCCCCTTGACGATTCAGGACCGCATCACCGTTCTTCACGCGCCAATCTCACTTCGGGAGCAGGGACAGATGGACCTTCTCAAGGCCATTGCCAAGTGCATCTCGACGAGGAGCAACGGCGCCCTATACGATATCCAGCCCATCCAGCTGGAGCTGCTTGACGCCACGCTCGAAGACTTCAACAATCAGGGAAGGCGGTACCTTCACGCCATCGAGTCCCTGCACGCGGCCATCACCTTGTACTTGTGGGTGAGCTACCGCTTCCCCAACATCTTCACGAGTCAGGCGCTCGCGTTCCACGTCAAGGACGCCGTCGAGGAGAAGATTGAGTTCTACCTCGAGAACAACGCCGTCTTCGACCCTGAGGTACACACCAAGGTCCGTGAGAAGCGACGCAGGGAGGCGAGGGCCAAGGATATGAAGGCGGAAATGGAGGTGGAGCTACGCAGACTccaagaagaggaagacgaaAGTAGTGCAGAGAAGCTCGCTGGTATCGCGCCTTCCGAGGACGACTCTATCGTTTTTGACCAGAGCTCTGCGGGGCTCGATGAGCCTCTGGTGGTGGATGAGAGTGATTATGAGACCGGGCTGAAAGACAAGGAGGAGAAGCCGAAAGAAGAGTCTGCCGTCTAATAGGACAGTCTCAGACTGGAGGCTGAAAAGGAGCTTTGGGAGCTTCGGCTTATGTAAAACAATGTAGTCTTGTAGCTACACTCACTTGTACAATATTCTGTCTGGTGGCACAGGCAAAGCATATCGAAGGCATGAGTAAGGAGGCTTAGTTGGGGCCTTGTATACTATAACACAGACATCACGAAAGGAGTAGGAACAGGATATAATCCAGAAGAAGATATAAGATAGACATCATAGGATTCTAGAAATACCCTCCACACATCTTAAAGAGGAACTGTACCATTCGAAGGTGGTCAAACTCTGAATATAAGAAAGTCCTTGGCTGGCGTCGCTCTACCCCAAGCTCCAGACTGACCACCCCGCATTCTGGGCTCACCGCAGGCGACCCCTGCCGGTTACCTCACCGACCCCACCATGTATCCCAGTTGCTTTTGGAGGGGCAAAGTGACATGGCAGCTCTACCTTGCTTGTCTTCTCAGCAACTCCAACTGGCCCGCGCCCTTCATCCTACATCACCCAAGCAAACGCAACACTCTGTCAAATCCCTTTCACAAACCACACCCACACGTTACAAACCAACACTGAAAACCAAACAACCAGGGCGGAACGAGACAGCAAAAACACAAGTCCTCCACAATGACATCCACAAACCCCGACCCCTCCGCCGCAGCCCCGGCCTTCATCCCCCTCGAAGCCAACCCGGAGCTCATGACCTCCCTCCTCCACAAGCTCGGCCTCTCCCCGGCCCTCCAGATCCACGACGTCTACTCCCTCACCGACCCGGACATGCTCTCCTTCGTCCCGCGCCCCGCCCTCGCCGTCCTCCTCGTCTTCCCCGTCAGCGCCGCCTACGAGAGCCATCGCCTGGCCGAGGACGCCCTGCTGGACGAGTACAAGGGCAAAGGCCCGCAGGAGCCCGTTTTGTGGTTCCGCCAGACGATTAGGAATGCGTGCGGTCTCATGGGGTTGTTGCATGCTGTTGCTAATGGGCCTGCGAGGGAGTATATCCGTACGTATCCGTCACCCCCCTGTCGCGCCGTTCTTCACATACCTTCTTTTCCTGCCTTTCCTATACAAGCTACTTCGTTGTGATGCAACGTTGGTTCTGACGAACGAACAGAGAAACCATCCGACCTCAACACCCTGCTCGAAACGGCCGAACCCCTCGAACCCGCCTCCCGCGCCCAGCTCCTCGAGAAGACGCCCGCCCTCGCCACGGCGCACCGCGAAGCCGCGTCGCAGGGCGCGACCGAGGCGCCCGAGGCCTCGGACGACGTGGACCTGCACTACGTCTGCTTCGTGCGCGGCGACGACGGCACGCTGTGGGAGCTCGACGGGCGGCGCAAGGGCCCGCTGAACCGCGGCCAGCTCGAGTCCGGCGAGGATGTGTTGAGCGAGAAGGCGCTGACGTGGGGCCCGCGCAAGTTCCTCGAGAGGGAGGGCGCGGATTTGCGGTTTAGTGCTGTTGCGTTGGCTGGGTCTCTTGATTGAGAGGTCGAGGTTGGATGATGGAACAGGTATAGCATGTTATTTGGCGTTTAGGTTGGGCGTGGTTCAATTATTCTCTGTTCAGTCTAGAGGAGTGAGATGAAGATGTGAGGACGAAGGGTTCAGCTTTTGCTGCGTCCAGAGAATAACTAGAGGAATGACTACTCGTTACATAGGTGTATTTCCACAATCGTGTCCACCATCATGGACCGCTCCATCAAAGTCAGTCTACCGACGCCTACTTCTACCGACTATTTGACTTCCAAAGCTGCGCTGAGTCCCGTGACTCAGGCTTCCTCCACAACTGGCCGGTCGTCCTTCTATCTTCGTCTCTACGTCCCTCAGAAGGAGTGTTGGCGGGCTCCTGGAGATCGAAGTCGAGCGGGCCAACATCCTCTCGCATATCTGACTGATCTTCCGCGTCTAGGTGTTTGTATTGACAACGTTAGTCTTAGGTAATCCGATGTATAGCGAAAAGTGCACTTGCCTTCCGTTACTACAACCTCCTTGAACTCGGTCGACGACTTTCTGTGGGCCTGGGCTCCGGTAACAGGCCCGCTGGTAAGCCCCAGGCTCATGTGAAGAAGCTCGGAAGGGAGCGAGTTGAATTCCGTCTTGGACTTTCTGTGAGAATCGGCGAGGTTGTCAGTTGTAGTGGGCGTTGCCTTCCCTACTGCCTTTGACGTAGAAGAGTACTTGACTCCGACGGACGGTGGAATGCTCTCCGAAGCGAGATCGGGCCAGTTTCCCGGCGTCTGCTCTCCGTATTTGTGGTCATTGGGTGTCTCTGGTGCCTGCGCCTGCGCGGCATGACGAAGATCATGAGTCAAGGTGAGGTATTTGGGCAGTGCATTATCCCCGTTGGGCGTGGCGAAGGGCTTGTCAGAAgcggaagaaggagaagactTGGTACTGAGCGGGGGGCTCTTTCTGGTATCCTCGATGATGGGGGAGCCGTCGTGCTCGGTGAAGAAGGGAACCTAACCCTGGTTGATGTCGGCTTGCTGTTGGGGCTGGTTGTTGTCTGGCATCGTTCCTGGAGGATAGTTGGGACAAGGACAGGATGCTGGCAGCCAAGCTAGTTGTTAGGGCAGCTTCTGGAGGGGTACTATGTGATCAGGGAATCGAAGGTGAAGATGCTGAGGAGGTGAGGCGTGTGGTGATTTGAATCGCAATTATCATGAGCTAAGAGGTGGTGGTGATTGTACGATGAAGATGGAGATGGTATTAGACGAGGATGCTTCGTGTTGGTAGTAGTCACAAAGAGGTCTCCCAAGGTGTGTGTGCCTTCTCGTTGGACTTCATTTACATCATGGAAGGTCCGGGTTGCCTCGCTCCTTCATTGAAAGACGCCTCAAAAACTAGGAGAAGGCGCCTCCCCTCATTTTCTCTCCCATCAAGTGCCTACACGACCTCACTGGTAGGCAACTGCGAATTGCAAAGGTAGAGTCACAGGTCTCTTGCCTCTGCCAGTTCGATCACGTACCATACGCAATGGAGATTTCTGCCCTCTTTGATTTGTCACGGTACTTATGTTGAGATTATTATCAAGTCCACAGCCCAATCACCGTAACCGTTGCATGATCTGCTTACCTAGGCTTACCTGAAATGTCAAtcctaagtacttacttagtCAATCGAAGTATGCTCTTTGCGATCGGCAACCGGAACCTACGAGATGTCATAAGACCCCTCGTGTTCGAGCTAGTCACGGATAGAAGGCCCCCTCTGAGTTTTGACACTCCGACTTGATTTACTCGTGGAAGCCATCTTGATAAGACTCCGGGGAAAGCCTCAAACCAGTGACTAGTGGTAGTTGATGGTGTGTAGACCTGTACCCAATGATAACCTCAAGACTGACTTCCCCTGAGGCACTTGGAGGTAGTCTTTGAAGAATTGGGTATAGTGCGTGTGATGACACCGGCAGCGAGAGATGAGGCGGCGCCACGACACTTGTCTGCAGCAGTTGAATCATTCTTGGCAACTCCGGCTCCCACCGTATTCATTGTGCCATATATCGAGGATCCGAAGAGTTCATCCAGTTTCTCGGGGTTGGAAGCtcgtactatagttattgcAACAGCAGTGATCGAACAACGCGGGTTTCATCCGGAAGCTTGTTTCCCTCGCTTCTCCGCGCAAGGCTTCTGTGATTGTGAGGCTCCCCAAGCCCCGAAAGGTCGGACGGACCGCGGGAACACCACCACctcagcaccagcaccaTCCACAGTCTGACATGCCCGCTCGGACCTCGGGCTCTGCAGTGTTCAACGTTCGGACGTCGAATGGGAAGCACGGTGCACCGTCCGAGCGGCGCCGGGGGCCGACGTGCTTGAATCTGGGAGAGTTGCGCCGGACTGCGGGTCTCCCGCCCACAAAAGGAATGGGCATACCAGACGGCGTGATGGCGTCCTGGTAGTGTCGCTGGCCTTGCCTCTTCCTGGACCCTTCATTTGTGAACGCGAGGGGTGGTGGAAGATCCTTTCCCCTGAACGGGGTACCCCGCCTGTGCTTGGGTGCGGCCGTAAGTCTGGAAATCAGACCATGATTGAGGTTGGTATGGAGAAGCAAGCTGAACGGGTTCCAGTATAACGCTTCTGGAACCACTCTGCTGCATGACGGCAACCCCTCGGAGTTCTGGATGCATTTTTGAAGCTATCGCTCACTTGAAAGCGCAAGTTGGAGTTGAAAGGCCTATGATGGTAATATCGGGAGCAAATTGGGAGAGTTAGGATAAAACGATCCATATAAACCACCGTGTTCCACGTGGTGGCCGATCGCCGCTAGAAGGCTAGCCAGATCGCGCGGTATGAAACGCTGAGAGCTTGCCCATATATAGCAAACAATCCACCACTCTGCGGATACGAGCTAGATGCCTCCCCCTGAATAGAGGCGCTTGCCGTTCGCCGGTGAGCAACTTCGGTAAATTAACGTGTTATGGTGCCCAGCTCACCCTGTCATTGTAAGGAAAGCGCAAATGGGACGCTCACGCACCGAACTAGAGAGAGAAGACAGAAAAGAAGGATGGGCCGGGTTCTGTTCGTCTGTGAAGCCAAGCAGCAGATTGCGGCATTGCTGCCGGTAATCGCCGTTTCCCACTGCGGTGTCCGTCGCCATCATGCATCCGGCCGCAACATTGAGAGTGGCTGTTTTCTGTCACATTCTCTAACACAGCTGAAAAGTTGATGCGTCGATGCTTTGACGTGATGATGCTCACACAATCTCGTTTCCGGTTGATTCGTGGAAATGGTCCTTTGCAGAAGGGAGAAGCAAAGATTGGCGACGGAAAAGAAATATCGGCAGCTGCGAGGCGTCCAGAACATCTACAAAGTACCTAATCCAATACAAGTGACTAAGCAGACTATGTGGCAGGTGTGACGCGGTACCTGACTTCCCGGACTCAGACTCAAGAGTGACGGGCCAcgactaacgggtaccttgGGGTTCGCCGACTCTTTCCTGTAACACGGCGGAATTTCCATCAAACATCAATTGATCCATTAATTACCAATATCGAAGGAATTGTTCACGTCTCCGACATCCGTCACACGAAGCAATGCCTCGAGATTATACCATTTTCCCGCCACCACCCAGAATAGAGT of Colletotrichum lupini chromosome 8, complete sequence contains these proteins:
- a CDS encoding short chain dehydrogenase/reductase family Oxidoreductase, whose amino-acid sequence is MPLDYFGYIAEAGLPTYVTENWWFILKTAAAVAVLVFIKLWSSGASNTAERDMHGRVVMITGGTSGIGATTVLELGSRGAQIILLTHTPVSDPFLVEYIGDVRARTGNELIYAEHVDLSSLHSIRKFATKWIDNSPPRRIDMIILAAATITPASAKRKETVEGIEETWMVNYLANFHLLSILSPAIKAQPWDRDVRIIFASCSSYIGSPSLKEPLDKKTWSPGTAYKRSKLALMVFGQAFQKHLDNYKRPDQLPMNARVFFVDPGFSRTPGMRRWLSRGSLLGLFAYIAAYPLPWLFLKSPEQGAQAILYAAMESSLVRAGAGKLIKECRIVDFARTEIEDDEVAKKLWEESDKLIETTEKDSAALRALEKKMEEERAKEAKEAEKVKEVESLVEAIKKGKESQKAKSKKKSKKETS
- a CDS encoding synaptobrevin, yielding MSGMLIAMTPDSPLAGERGSPHSDLAPPPPIAPSSSSSRIQIPRSPGSHIAFCDSAHHADFRPVYTTYERPLDPLDTPIPIIMASSSTPITPLLYSCIAHNNTILSECTTSAVSQTSSLASVILPKIEHNTPQKLTYTHGSHHIHYIAEAPSDHPDHPSAGGLTFLVIADASLGRRIPFGFLFEIRRRFLEQFPAETTDYAELPNYGAASYNGQLKKFMVDFGTTSGGKDDAISNVQREIDDVRGIMTRNIEGLLERGERIDLLVDKTDRLGGSAREFRVRSRGLKRKMWWKNVKLMALLTLVVVLIVLAIVIAVKN